The following nucleotide sequence is from Phycisphaera sp..
CGGTCATGTCCATCACGCCCAGGCCCTTGTCGATGGCCTGGGCGAAGGTGAGGTGGTCGTACTTGGTTGCGGTGGGGTCGGTCTTGGGGTCGGCGGTGTACACGCCGTCGACCTTGGTGGCCTTGAGCAGGCTCTGGCAGCCCAACTCCATGGCCCGGAGCGAGGCGCAGGTGTCGGTCGAGAAATAAGGGTTGCCGGTGCCGCCGGCCAAGATCACGACGCGGCCCTTCTCGAGGTGGCGGATGGCCCGGCTGCGGATGAACGTCTCCGCGACGGCCCGGATCTCGATGGCGCTCATGACCCGGCTGTCGATGCCCACCGAGGTCAGGGCCTCGCGGAGGGCCAGGGCGTTGATGACCGTGCCCAGCATGCCCATGTGGTCGGCCGTGGCCCGCTGGATGAGCCCCGCGGCGGCCAGTTGGGCGCCGCGGATGATGTTGCCGCCGCCCACGACGATGGCGAGTTGGGCCCCCTGGGTGGTCGCCTGGGCGATCTCGTTGGAGATGTCGGCCAGCAGGGCGGGGTCGACGCCGGCACCCGAGCGGCCGAAGGCCTCGCCGCTGAGCTTCAGGAGCAGTCGGTTGGGCTCCCGGTCGGCGTCGGGAGCCGTGGGTTTGGGCTTGGCGTTGGGCTCGTCGACGGTGTGCATGTGGCTCGATGGACCCCGCGTGTGTGTGCCTGGGAACATGCCCAGCGGCTGCCAGGAGATGGGGAAAACCATCGTCTCAACCCATCGGATGCAACCAGAGGCCCTCGCCCCTGGTAGCGGATTCAGGGTAGGCACCCGGGCGGGTTGGGCCACGCTGGCGCGATCTCGTGGCCGGGGGCGAGGCAGCCCGGGGTTTCGGGCAATCCCTGTCGCCAAGCCGATGAACGGGCGGCCACCCCCCGCCCCAGCCCGGTGCAACCATTGACCATGGACCCACGCGAATCCGAGAACCAACCGCAGCCCGGAGACGGCCTCGACACCAACGAGGGCGAGCATGCCGGCGTGCTGGCGTGGGTCAACCGCCACAAGGTGCCGCTGCTGGCCAGCAGCGCGGCGGTGTCGCTGCTCGTCCACGTGATCGTGCTGGTCATCGCCGCACTCATCCAAATGAACCAGCCGGTGGCCCAACTCGGCTCGGCGGCGTCCGAGGTCGACTTCGCGGTCATGACCGATGCGGAGCTGTCCGAAATCGCCGCCGAGGAGTTGGCTCTGGAGGCACCCGACACCGATTCTTCCAGTTCACCCCTCGAACTGCAAGCCGAGCTCGACCTTGGTGCGCTCGAGGTCGACATGTCGGACCTGGCCGAGTCGATGGGCGACGTGACGCTCCAGATCGGCGGCGGGGACCTGGACGGCGCGGGGCTTGGTGTCGGTGACAGCGCGGGCTCGGGGGCGAGCTTCTTCGGGGTCGAGGCGCGGGGCAACCGGTTCGCGTTCGTGGTCGATACCTCGGGCTCGATGGTCAACGACGGCCGGCTGCAAGCGATGCAGCAGGAGCTCATCCGGTCGGTTACCGGGCTCTTCAGCTCGTCGGACTTCTTCATCGTCTTCTTCAACTCCGGCGCGTACGCCCCGGGCGACCGCGGCATCGCGTGGGTCAAGGCGACCGATAGCGGCAAGAACAAGGCGCGGGGGCACATCCTGGCGACCCGGGCCGAAGGTGCGACGCGGCCGGCGTCCGGCTTCCAGTTGGTTGCCCAGCTCGAGCCGCTGCCCGATGCGATCTACTTCATGACCGACGGCGAGTTCTCCGACGACGAGGCCGAGCAGATCCTCGGGACCTTCGGCCGGCGCAACATCCCGATCCACTGCATCACGTTCCGCAGCCGAGAGGGCGAAGCGGTCATGCGTCGGATCGCCGCCGCCACGCGCGGCACGTACACGCACATCGAGGGCCGGCCTTGAGGCCTGCGCGACGACTTGGTGTTGCCGCGATCATGATGGCGATCGCTTCCCCCGTGCTGGCACAAGGCGAAACGCTCGTGCTGCGTGCCTTCGAGCGCCCCCCCCCGGGGCAGGCGATGGGCGTGGGCCTCCAGGGCGTCCAGGTGCGCACGGGCCAGGGCGACGTCGTGATCGTCGGGTGGGACCGCGTGCTAAGGCTACCGGCGGCGTTGGCCGGGGCAGCCGAGCCGTTCGATTGGCTGGCGGTGGATGCCTGGCGTGCCCGGACCCGAATCGAGCGGGGCGATCTGGTGCTTGCCGAACCGTTGTTGCAGGGCATCATCGAGCGAGCGGATGCCCAAGGCGTGCCATTGCGCGGGCCAACGGGGCTGGTGGTGGCCGAGGGCCTGCTGCGTTGCCGGCTGGCACGCGGGGCGAACGCGGCGGCGCTCGAGCCCTGGCTGGCGTGGATCGACGCGTCGATCGTGCGTCAGCCGCGCACGACCTTCGCGCACCGTGATTGGGCGCAAGAAGCGGGACTCCCGCCGGTGATCGACGGGACCACCGAGCTGTGCCCGCTACTGCCGCCGATGTGGCTAGCCACGCCCTCGCTCCGGCTGGTGATCCAGCTTCAACCGGCCGAGGGCGAGCGCGACAAGGCCGCGGCGATGCGTGCCTTGTATCAGGCCGCCGCACGGCACGAGCTTGGCGAAACGGTCACCGACCTGCCGGACGTGCCCCGCGAGGCTGCCAGCGAGTTGGTTCGCGACATCGTGGCGGCGCGCGTGCTTGATGACGCGGAGCGTGCATCGGCCCGGGCGCGTCTCGAGGCGGCCCTGCCGAGCGCGGCCTCGCCCTGGTTGGCCGCGTGGATCCGCGCCGCCATCGGCCGCTCGCTGGTGCTCGAAGAAGATGAAGAATCCAGGCTGCGCGGCGTGGCCCAGTTGCTGCGCGTGCACGTACTCCATCGCGACGACTCGCCCGCGCTGGCCGACATCGCGCTGGCCGAAGCCTCCGCCACGCTGGCCGTTCTCGGCCAGACCGACGCCGCCGGCTTGCTCGCACGCGAGTTGGTACGGCTCGGCCCGCAGTCTCCGGTGCTATCGTGGCCCGGGATCGCGGGTCTGCTCGACACCGCACCACCATCGACCCCGCCCGCTCCAGAAGAACCCACCGCCGGAGACACTCCATGAGCTTTGTATCGGGCGCACTCGCCCAGTTTTCCGCGCCCGCATGGACGCTGCTGGCGCAGACCACCGCGGCAACGCCGCCCAACGAGGGCAAGACGCTGCTGCAACACATCCTCTCGGGTGGGCCGATCGGCATCGTCATCATCTTGCTGTCGTTCACGGCGGTGCTGATGGCGGTGTGGCTGGTGGCGGAGATCCGCCTGCCCAGGCTCGCGCCGCCGCGCGTGGTCGAGGGGCTCGACCGGCTGCTGGCGGCCAACGACGTGCGCGGCGCGCTGGCGTTCTGCCAGGCCGAGGAGAACCGGTGCCTGCTTACGGGCATGTTCGCGGCAGCGCTCACGCGGTGCCTGCGTTCGCCCTTCGGGTTGCTTGAATTGCGGTCGGCCTTGGAAGAGGCGGGCCAGGAGCGATTCGCGCGATTGCAACGCAAGACCGACCCGATGGGCCTCATCGCCGCGGTCGCACCGATGCTCGGTCTGCTGGGCACGGTCGTTGGTCTGGTCGGTGCCTTCGAGACGCTCAGCGTGAGCGAGGGCGTGCGGCCCGAGGCGTTGGCGTCGAGCATCTCGGTGGCGCTCATCACCACGGTGCTGGGTCTGATCGTCGCCATCCCCGCCACGGCGTTGCACAGCTTCTTTCGCAACCGCGTGGACGCGCTCGCCCAGAACGTGGCCGAGCTGACCGAAGAGTTGGCGGCCCGCATCCAGAGCTCCAAGCCCGCTGGCGGGCAGTCGCCCACGCCCGCGGGGCGTGCGCCCGCGCCGACCACGGCCGGCGCGCGCTGACGGAAGGAACCGATGCTCTTTGGCGCTAAACCAGCCCGGGTCCGCTTCACGGTGAACATGACGCCGATGATCGACGTGGTGCTGCTGATCATCATCTTCTTCCTGTACACGGCACGGTTCGCCGAGGTCAGCCGAACGAGCGTGGACCTGCCCGACGAGCCCGGCACCGAAGACGCCGCGAGCGATCCCGACGCGTTGCTGATCGACGTGCGTAGCGACGGGGCGTTCCTGGTCAACGGCCGCGATCGCTCGCTGGAACGCGTGATCGAGATCGTGGAGGAACAGGCCGACCGGGCAGGCGGCCCCGAGAACCTGCGCGTGCTGCTG
It contains:
- the pyrH gene encoding UMP kinase, with protein sequence MHTVDEPNAKPKPTAPDADREPNRLLLKLSGEAFGRSGAGVDPALLADISNEIAQATTQGAQLAIVVGGGNIIRGAQLAAAGLIQRATADHMGMLGTVINALALREALTSVGIDSRVMSAIEIRAVAETFIRSRAIRHLEKGRVVILAGGTGNPYFSTDTCASLRAMELGCQSLLKATKVDGVYTADPKTDPTATKYDHLTFAQAIDKGLGVMDMTALAMCQEQDMPVVVFDFQKPGNIAAVIRGETIGTRLSVR
- a CDS encoding VWA domain-containing protein: MDPRESENQPQPGDGLDTNEGEHAGVLAWVNRHKVPLLASSAAVSLLVHVIVLVIAALIQMNQPVAQLGSAASEVDFAVMTDAELSEIAAEELALEAPDTDSSSSPLELQAELDLGALEVDMSDLAESMGDVTLQIGGGDLDGAGLGVGDSAGSGASFFGVEARGNRFAFVVDTSGSMVNDGRLQAMQQELIRSVTGLFSSSDFFIVFFNSGAYAPGDRGIAWVKATDSGKNKARGHILATRAEGATRPASGFQLVAQLEPLPDAIYFMTDGEFSDDEAEQILGTFGRRNIPIHCITFRSREGEAVMRRIAAATRGTYTHIEGRP
- a CDS encoding MotA/TolQ/ExbB proton channel family protein; the encoded protein is MSFVSGALAQFSAPAWTLLAQTTAATPPNEGKTLLQHILSGGPIGIVIILLSFTAVLMAVWLVAEIRLPRLAPPRVVEGLDRLLAANDVRGALAFCQAEENRCLLTGMFAAALTRCLRSPFGLLELRSALEEAGQERFARLQRKTDPMGLIAAVAPMLGLLGTVVGLVGAFETLSVSEGVRPEALASSISVALITTVLGLIVAIPATALHSFFRNRVDALAQNVAELTEELAARIQSSKPAGGQSPTPAGRAPAPTTAGAR
- a CDS encoding biopolymer transporter ExbD, translated to MTPMIDVVLLIIIFFLYTARFAEVSRTSVDLPDEPGTEDAASDPDALLIDVRSDGAFLVNGRDRSLERVIEIVEEQADRAGGPENLRVLLRADRGTAAGPVNELARQLTRMGVRQWSHATVDRSGRG